Genomic segment of Paenalkalicoccus suaedae:
CTTCAATGTCAGCTTTACCGCGAAGGACAATTTTACCCTTACCAGTTTCATATGCTTTTTGTAGACCTTCCACACCTTGAATGATTCCTCCGGTAGGGAAATCAGGTCCTTGCATATAGTTCATAATTTCAGGAACCGTACAATCCGGATTTTCCATCGCAAAGATTGTTGCATCAATGACCTCTCCGAGCTGGTGTGGGGGAATGTCTGTCGCGTAACCACTAGAAATACCGGTAGAACCGTTCACTAATAAATTCGGGAAAGAGGCAGGTAAAACGACTGGCTCGTTCTCTGAATCATCAAAGTTTGGCATGAAATCGACTGTATTCTTCTCAATATCGCGAAGCATCTCCTGTGCAATTTTAGCAAGACGAGCTTCTGTATAACGCATCGCTGCCGGAGGATCTCCGTCAATCGAGCCATTATTTCCGTGCATATCAACAAGTGGGTTACGCATTTTCCAATCTTGAGATTGACGGATCATCGCATCATACACGGAGGAATCTCCGTGTGGATGATAGTTACCGATTACGTTACCAACTGTTTTCGCCGATTTACGAAAAGGCTTATCGGCGGTGTTACGATCAACGTGCATCGCATAAAGAATTCGGCGTTGCACAGGCTTTAGTCCATCGCGAGCGTCTGGTAATGCTCGATCCTGGATAATGTATTTACTATAGCGTCCAAATCGATCTCCTAATACTTCTTCAAGCGGTAAATCGAGGTATCGTTCTTTTTCTGCCACGTTACGATTCCTCCTCTGTTATAAGTAAGCTGTCGTTATCTAGTATATTCGTTTCTTCATCTAGCCCGAACGCGACGTGGCTTTCAATCCACTTACGTCTCGGCTCTACTTTATCTCCCATTAAGGTAGACACATGTCGTTCTACTCGCGCTACATCTTCTATCGTCACACGTACAAGTGTTCTTGTCTCAGGATTCATTGTTGTTTCCCAAAGCTGAGTGGCATCCATCTCTCCAAGACCCTTATAGCGCTGAATCGTGTAACCCTTGCCGACCGTCTTCATCGCTTGCTTCATTCCGGCTTCATCCCACGCGTATTCTACCTTTTCCTTTTTACCAGAGCCTTTGCTCACTTTGTATAAAGGAGGAAGTGCGATATAGATCTTGCCGGCTTCTATTAACGGCTTCATATAGCGATAAAAGAAGGTAAGAAGTAGGACTTGAATGTGTGCACCATCTGTATCGGCGTCCGTCATGATGACGATTTTATCGTAGTTGATCGTGCTAATATCAAAATCAGCACCAACGTCTCCACCGATCGCGTAAATGATTGTGCGGATTTCTTCGTTTTTCATAATATCAGCAAGCTTTGCCTTCTCCGTGTTAATAACCTTCCCTCGGAGTGGTAGGACAGCTTGGAACTTTCGGTCACGTCCTTGCTTAGCCGAACCACCTGCAGAGTCACCCTCTACTAAGTAAAGTTCGTTACGGTCCGCATTTTTAGACTGAGCAGGCGTTAGCTTACCGGATAACATTGCGTCCTTGCGCTTGTTTTTCTTTCCGTTACGAGCATCCTCACGCGCTTTACGAGCCGCTTCCCGAGCCTGCGATGCTTTAATCGCCTTTTTAATGATTGTGTTCGAAAACTGTGGGTTTTCCTCTAGGTAAAAATTAAGTTGTTGCGCAATCACTTGATCCGCTGCGGCACGAGCAATTGGTGTACCTAGCTTACTCTTTGTTTGTCCTTCAAACTGTAAAATCTCTTCAGGCACACGGACAGACAACACGGCAGTAAAGCCTTCTCGAATATCGTTACCGTCTAAGTTTTTATCTTTTTCTTTTAATAGCATGAGTTTACGAGCATGTTCATTAATCGCACGAGTAATAGCTGTTTTAGCACCTAGCTCATGCGTACCGCCATCCTTCGTTCGAACGTTGTTGACAAACGATAGCATGTTTTCGGTATAGCCATCGTTGTATTGAAAAGCAAAATCAACTTCAATGCCTTCTTGTTCGCCACTGAAGGACACAACCTGATGAAATGTTTCTTTCTCTTCGTTTAAATAGTCTACAAAGGCTTCAAGCCCTGTATCAAAATGAAACGTATCGGTTTGGTCATGACGCTCGTCTTTTAAAACAATCGTCATTCCTTTTAGTAAAAATGCCGCTTCACGAAGACGCTCTGCAATTGTTTCGTAATGAAAGGTCGTTGTTTGAAAGATCGTAGGATCAGGCTTAAAGTGAACCGTCGTTCCTGTCTTAGACGTCTTCCCTTTTTTTTCAAGCGTGGTAGCGGGCTTACCGCCATCTTCAAAACGCTGTTTATAAATAAATCCATTCCGATGAATAGTGACTTCGAGCCACTCGGAAAGGGCATTTACTACGGATGCTCCTACTCCATGAAGCCCACCGCTCGTTTTATACCCACCTTGACCGAATTTACCCCCGGCGTGTAAGACCGTTAAAATGACTTCAGGTGTTGGCTTACCAGTCGTGTGCATCCCAGTTGGATAGCCGCGTCCCTCATCTGCAACGCTGACACTTTTATCTTTATGAAGAGTAACAGAGATTTTATCTCCGAACCCTGCTAATATCTCATCTACTGAGTTATCGACGATCTCATAAATAAGGTGATGGAGGCCACGGTGGTCTGTGCTCCCGATATACATACCTGGTCGCTTTCTAACCGCTTCTAATCCTTCTAACACCTGTATGGCATCATCGTTATAATCAAATGCTTGTTCCTTAGCCAATGCGTGTTACCCCTTTCTCACTTGCTTTTTTGCGCTATGTACTAACATACCATAATTCCCCTCTTAATTCATCAGTGGGAAAATATGTTCGTCTCTCTATTATGTAGGCAACAGGGCGCCCTCTGTCAATAGAAAAAGACGAGCACGTGTAAGGAATTACACGCAGTCGCCCTTCTAATTCGTACTATTTGCCAATAAGAATGGCATGCTCTACTTTGATGCATCGATCCATAATAACGGTTTTATCGGCTTTTGTAAGCGTGTCATATGCACCTTCGTGCGACACGCCAAGCTGTGCCCAAAAGACAGGAACGTTTGTTTCGACAGCCGCTTTTGCGAGATCAGGTAAGTACTCGGATCGTCTAAATACGTTAATGATATCGACGTTGTCAGGTAGCTCTGAAATCGCATCTAGCGCTTTAATCCCAAACACCTCTTCAATCTCTGGGTTTACAGGTATGACATCATAACCAGAATCGAGTAATGCTTCAGCAATCTGGTAAGACGTTCGGTGAGGCTTATCAGAGAGACCAACGATTGCAATCACCTTGGCTTTTTCTAGCACATCTTTAATTACTTTACGAGACGGATTTTCCATCGTTTGTCACCCTTTCTTCCCTATTTTACTAATAAAACCGGACAGTTGGCACGTTTTGCTACTTTATGACTAACGCTTCCTAGCACCATTTGTTGGAACTGATTTAAGCCTCTACTACCAATGACGACTACATCATACTTATCAACATTTGCGTGTCTTACAATGGTAGGGCCAGGGTCACCAAACACATGCTTAGTTT
This window contains:
- the parE gene encoding DNA topoisomerase IV subunit B produces the protein MAKEQAFDYNDDAIQVLEGLEAVRKRPGMYIGSTDHRGLHHLIYEIVDNSVDEILAGFGDKISVTLHKDKSVSVADEGRGYPTGMHTTGKPTPEVILTVLHAGGKFGQGGYKTSGGLHGVGASVVNALSEWLEVTIHRNGFIYKQRFEDGGKPATTLEKKGKTSKTGTTVHFKPDPTIFQTTTFHYETIAERLREAAFLLKGMTIVLKDERHDQTDTFHFDTGLEAFVDYLNEEKETFHQVVSFSGEQEGIEVDFAFQYNDGYTENMLSFVNNVRTKDGGTHELGAKTAITRAINEHARKLMLLKEKDKNLDGNDIREGFTAVLSVRVPEEILQFEGQTKSKLGTPIARAAADQVIAQQLNFYLEENPQFSNTIIKKAIKASQAREAARKAREDARNGKKNKRKDAMLSGKLTPAQSKNADRNELYLVEGDSAGGSAKQGRDRKFQAVLPLRGKVINTEKAKLADIMKNEEIRTIIYAIGGDVGADFDISTINYDKIVIMTDADTDGAHIQVLLLTFFYRYMKPLIEAGKIYIALPPLYKVSKGSGKKEKVEYAWDEAGMKQAMKTVGKGYTIQRYKGLGEMDATQLWETTMNPETRTLVRVTIEDVARVERHVSTLMGDKVEPRRKWIESHVAFGLDEETNILDNDSLLITEEES
- a CDS encoding CoA-binding protein, whose translation is MENPSRKVIKDVLEKAKVIAIVGLSDKPHRTSYQIAEALLDSGYDVIPVNPEIEEVFGIKALDAISELPDNVDIINVFRRSEYLPDLAKAAVETNVPVFWAQLGVSHEGAYDTLTKADKTVIMDRCIKVEHAILIGK